CCCATCTTCTCCCCTGACAGAGATAATTATCGCTTATCAAACTTCTGAAGACAACCAGAGTCAAACTCCCCCACCCTCACCAACTACGGTAATCAGTGATTTAGCCGATATACCTCCAAAACATCAGCAATACGTACAAGACTTAGCTCAATTAGGTGTTTTTGGGGATTCTGATTGGGGAAGTAATCAAACTTTTGCCCCCAATCGCGTCATAACCCGCAGAGAATACGCCCGTTGGCTTCTATCAGCCCATAATCTTCTCTATAGTGATACCCCCAGTCAACAAATTAGTTCGGTATCTCAAGCAACTCAACCCGCTTTTGAAGATATACCCTTAACCGACTCCGATTTTTCAATTATTCAAGGTTTAGCCGAAGCGGGTATTATCCCATCGAGACTCACGGGTGATAGTAATGCTTTAAAATTCCTTCCTGATACTCCTCTAACTCGCGAAGATCTCATTACCTGGAAAGTTCCCCTCGACTATCGCAAAGCTTTGCCCCCTGTCTCTATCGAAGACATTAGAGAAACTTGGGGATTTCAAGACGTCAATATTATCGATCCTCGGGTACGACAAGCTTTATATATAGATGAACAGAATAGCGATCGCTCCAACGTCAGGCGCGCCTTTGGCTATACTACCCTATTTCAACCCAATAAACCCGTTACTCGTTCAGAAGCTGCCGCTGTACTCTGGTATTTTGGCTATCAAAACCAAGGTATTTCAGCGGCTGAATTCAACTCCAGAGGGTAAATAATTTGAGTTTAAAGCATCTTCAGGGGTAAAGGGAGGATTCTCTGGAAATGAACTGACAGATAAACCTGTTTCTGCTGCAGCTAATTCTCTAGCATCTTGATAGGATTGTGCAAAAACTTGGCGATAATAAGACCTTAAACTAGGACTCATTGCCAAAGATTCTTTGATTCTTTGACGATGTTCAACAATAGTAAATAACCAGGGTTGATACTGGTATTTAAGCAAGTGCATTAAGAGAATTCTTAAATTACTGGTAATCGCTCTTTTTTCGTTTTTACCCATATCTGTTATTTCTTCAACGAGATTAAATAGCTCAACTTCGTGAAATTTCTGAAGTTGTAATAACTTAGCGGTTGACTCAAGCCACAAATAATAATCTTGATCATATAGATTTCTACTTTCTTGGCTTTCCAACATAGATAATTTTTTTCTAGATGTTATGATTTTGATCATAAGCCAAAAAACTACCCGCTTAATTTCATAACATGATTAATTGGCAAGCGATAAGCAAAGAATTGGAGCACAAACTCGGTAAAGATGGGGTAATCAAACGCAAAGAAGAGTTACTTACCTATGAATGCGATGGTTTAACTAGTTATCGTCAACGCCCAGCTTTAGTCGTATTGCCCAGAAATACCGAAGAAGTAGCCACGGTAGTTAAATTATGTCATGAGCGGGGAATTTCCTGGGTAGCTAGAG
The genomic region above belongs to Gloeocapsa sp. PCC 73106 and contains:
- a CDS encoding DUF29 domain-containing protein yields the protein MLESQESRNLYDQDYYLWLESTAKLLQLQKFHEVELFNLVEEITDMGKNEKRAITSNLRILLMHLLKYQYQPWLFTIVEHRQRIKESLAMSPSLRSYYRQVFAQSYQDARELAAAETGLSVSSFPENPPFTPEDALNSNYLPSGVEFSR
- a CDS encoding S-layer homology domain-containing protein; amino-acid sequence: MLLKLPKPLVSWIILCGILSGCNGNQTAEGIFRPDPELQTPTPEVTQELTIPQDFPPTIPIYPEAQIKAIAPNTGATQGQITWESTDPVNLIQSYYQAELSAADWTLSTNESDYNFLATKDNLKVQLSLNPSSPLTEIIIAYQTSEDNQSQTPPPSPTTVISDLADIPPKHQQYVQDLAQLGVFGDSDWGSNQTFAPNRVITRREYARWLLSAHNLLYSDTPSQQISSVSQATQPAFEDIPLTDSDFSIIQGLAEAGIIPSRLTGDSNALKFLPDTPLTREDLITWKVPLDYRKALPPVSIEDIRETWGFQDVNIIDPRVRQALYIDEQNSDRSNVRRAFGYTTLFQPNKPVTRSEAAAVLWYFGYQNQGISAAEFNSRG